One Parachlamydia sp. AcF125 DNA segment encodes these proteins:
- the groL gene encoding chaperonin GroEL (60 kDa chaperone family; promotes refolding of misfolded polypeptides especially under stressful conditions; forms two stacked rings of heptamers to form a barrel-shaped 14mer; ends can be capped by GroES; misfolded proteins enter the barrel where they are refolded when GroES binds), whose protein sequence is MSKLLQFNEEALKSISKGLKTLAKAVKVTLGPKGRNVVINRGFGSPLSTKDGVTVAKEISLKDKFENIGAQLVKEVASKTSDIAGDGTTTAIVLAEAIYSAGLKSVVAGANPMSLKRGIERAVEIINKQISALASPVNTSQEIQQIACISANNDPEIGEIIAKAMEKVGKDGIITVAEAKGIDTTLDVVEGMQFDKGYVSPYFVTNPENMSAELQNALILITDKKLSSAKELIPILEKTMEKGSRPLLIIADDIDGEALATLVVNKLKAGLPVCAVKAPGFGDRRKALLQDIAILTGATFISEEVGLQIEEADLSVLGKAKTIKVTKEETTIIDGMGDARLIQERINQIKAEISNPSTSNYDREKLEERLAKMVGGVAIINIGAATETELKEKKARVEDALHATRAAVAEGIVPGGGVALLRAVKSLDNLKASGDEATGIGIIKTAVFAPATTIANNCGKQGNLIAEKIFEAQGAYGYNGLTDEFGDLIEAGVLDPARVTKSALTNAASIAALLLTTAAVITDKPEPKSKQPDMSAMEGMGGMGMGGMGGMGGMGGMGMM, encoded by the coding sequence ATGTCAAAATTATTACAATTTAACGAAGAAGCTCTCAAGTCTATTTCTAAAGGGCTTAAAACTTTAGCAAAAGCAGTCAAAGTTACATTAGGCCCTAAAGGGCGCAATGTCGTCATTAACCGAGGTTTTGGCTCTCCTCTTTCTACCAAAGATGGTGTCACAGTTGCTAAAGAAATTTCCTTAAAAGATAAATTTGAAAATATTGGAGCTCAGCTTGTCAAAGAAGTTGCTTCCAAAACCTCTGATATCGCGGGAGATGGCACAACTACAGCTATTGTGCTTGCAGAAGCCATTTACAGCGCCGGACTTAAAAGCGTCGTTGCAGGAGCCAATCCCATGAGCCTAAAACGGGGAATCGAGCGCGCTGTAGAGATTATTAACAAGCAAATCTCAGCTTTGGCCTCCCCTGTAAATACCTCTCAGGAAATTCAACAAATTGCCTGCATCTCTGCTAACAATGATCCTGAAATTGGAGAGATCATCGCAAAAGCTATGGAAAAAGTAGGCAAAGATGGCATTATTACTGTAGCAGAAGCAAAAGGGATTGACACGACTCTAGACGTGGTGGAAGGCATGCAATTTGATAAAGGGTATGTATCTCCTTATTTCGTCACAAATCCTGAAAACATGTCTGCTGAGCTGCAAAACGCTCTGATTCTCATTACAGATAAAAAATTATCTTCGGCAAAAGAACTCATCCCTATCCTAGAAAAAACGATGGAAAAAGGGTCGCGTCCTCTCTTAATTATCGCTGACGATATCGATGGCGAAGCTCTTGCCACTCTTGTGGTCAATAAACTTAAAGCAGGACTCCCTGTTTGTGCTGTCAAAGCTCCAGGCTTTGGAGATCGCCGCAAAGCATTGCTCCAAGATATAGCCATTTTAACGGGTGCAACCTTTATTTCTGAAGAAGTAGGCTTGCAAATTGAAGAAGCGGATTTATCGGTTCTCGGTAAAGCAAAAACAATAAAAGTGACTAAAGAAGAAACCACTATTATTGATGGCATGGGCGATGCACGCTTAATCCAAGAGCGGATTAACCAAATCAAAGCAGAAATCTCCAATCCTTCCACTTCTAATTATGATCGAGAAAAGCTGGAAGAACGTTTAGCAAAAATGGTTGGAGGAGTGGCCATCATCAATATTGGAGCTGCCACAGAAACAGAGCTTAAAGAGAAAAAAGCCCGTGTAGAAGATGCTTTACATGCGACGCGCGCTGCTGTTGCTGAAGGAATTGTTCCTGGCGGAGGAGTTGCCTTATTGCGCGCTGTGAAATCTCTCGACAATCTCAAAGCCTCAGGCGATGAAGCAACTGGAATTGGGATTATTAAAACAGCTGTCTTTGCTCCCGCAACCACCATTGCCAATAATTGCGGTAAACAAGGCAATCTGATCGCGGAGAAAATTTTTGAAGCGCAAGGTGCATATGGCTACAACGGCTTGACAGACGAATTCGGTGATCTTATTGAAGCCGGCGTCCTTGATCCTGCGCGCGTTACAAAAAGTGCCTTAACAAACGCGGCTTCTATAGCAGCACTCTTGCTGACAACCGCAGCCGTCATCACCGACAAGCCAGAACCAAAATCCAAGCAACCAGATATGTCCGCGATGGAAGGCATGGGCGGCATGGGAATGGGTGGCATGGGCGGTATGGGCGGTATGGGCGGCATGGGAATGATGTAA
- a CDS encoding co-chaperone GroES — protein MAHIQPLADRVLVKRTKASTSKGGILLPDSAQEKPKEGTVIAVGPGKINENGEHEPLLLEVGARVLFSSYAGTEVKSPNDEETYLILNADDILGVFA, from the coding sequence ATGGCGCATATTCAACCATTGGCAGATCGTGTTTTAGTCAAACGTACCAAGGCATCCACTTCAAAAGGAGGAATTTTACTTCCTGATTCAGCCCAAGAAAAACCTAAAGAAGGGACTGTTATTGCTGTGGGACCTGGAAAAATTAATGAAAATGGAGAGCATGAGCCCCTCTTATTGGAGGTAGGTGCTCGCGTGCTGTTTAGCTCATATGCAGGGACCGAAGTTAAAAGTCCTAACGATGAAGAAACCTACCTTATTCTCAATGCAGATGACATCTTAGGCGTTTTTGCATAA
- a CDS encoding alpha/beta fold hydrolase — protein sequence MFKVQKNSPSPTEVKLSRLPVIKERVRLVLDYIRAFVGDLAVFPFFALAYPFSIADKRPKEVRHLTPILLLHGFAHNPTAWLIYRWYLVKKGYSVHILDFGYPPFASLEEYAGEVKKKAEQIAQQAGTDQLNIIGHSMGGLVASYYATDLAKEGSVKKVVTLGSPLIGTKVATLGAMLRLGKCVEQMKFQSEFVLQQNKKNEESPTQFYHFSSTGDLLIQPNRSALGQNKKAITLQFRGMGHLSFLFSRKVLLQVGKALKT from the coding sequence ATGTTTAAAGTTCAAAAAAATTCACCCTCTCCAACTGAGGTAAAGCTTTCTCGATTGCCTGTGATCAAAGAGAGAGTTCGCTTAGTCCTCGATTATATTCGGGCATTTGTAGGAGATTTAGCCGTTTTCCCTTTTTTTGCCTTGGCCTATCCTTTTTCTATAGCTGATAAGCGTCCTAAAGAAGTGCGACATCTGACTCCCATTTTATTACTGCATGGGTTTGCTCATAATCCGACAGCTTGGCTTATTTATCGCTGGTATCTCGTAAAAAAGGGGTATTCTGTGCATATTTTAGATTTTGGATATCCCCCCTTTGCTTCTCTAGAAGAGTATGCGGGTGAAGTTAAAAAAAAAGCAGAGCAAATCGCCCAGCAGGCAGGCACGGATCAATTAAACATTATTGGGCATTCAATGGGAGGACTTGTAGCTTCTTATTATGCCACAGATCTGGCTAAAGAAGGCAGTGTAAAAAAAGTGGTGACCCTCGGTAGTCCTTTGATAGGCACAAAAGTTGCGACCCTGGGGGCTATGTTGCGGTTAGGAAAATGTGTCGAACAAATGAAGTTTCAATCTGAGTTTGTGCTTCAACAAAATAAAAAAAACGAAGAAAGTCCCACTCAATTTTATCATTTTTCCAGCACGGGAGATCTTTTGATTCAGCCTAACAGATCTGCTTTAGGGCAAAATAAAAAGGCTATAACCCTTCAATTTCGGGGGATGGGACACCTCTCTTTCTTATTTTCGAGAAAAGTTTTGTTACAGGTAGGTAAAGCTTTGAAAACCTAA
- a CDS encoding metal ABC transporter permease, protein MENPLNPYTDNLFLDFFYTLITRLFLFMTGKLSLNQLANDEIQLIVLMAISAASALIGCFLVLRKMTMLANSLSHTILIGIVGAFFLSHVFVPGEQIPADVSLNLHIMLLAAFIMGLVTSFLTEFLTKTLKMQEDASTGIIFTTLFAAGIILVTVLTRNAHIGTEIVMGNADALYLEDGYLAGFILSLDLIVLGFFFKEFKITTFDPNLSQALGISPSFFNYLLMTLVSITIIGAFRAVGVLMVLSFITGPPLTARLLTARLKVMLALAASLGVLASLVGVALSRHILSAYGIALSTGGIVVCITALFFVLALLYTKLRLRKTLNHQAP, encoded by the coding sequence ATGGAAAACCCGCTTAATCCTTATACAGACAACCTATTTCTCGATTTTTTTTATACGCTCATTACCCGCCTATTTCTTTTTATGACAGGCAAACTTTCCTTAAATCAACTTGCAAACGATGAAATTCAGCTGATCGTCCTTATGGCAATTTCAGCAGCTTCTGCTCTAATTGGTTGTTTTTTAGTCTTAAGAAAAATGACCATGTTGGCAAATTCTCTCTCTCACACCATTTTAATCGGCATAGTGGGGGCATTTTTTTTATCGCACGTATTCGTTCCGGGAGAGCAAATACCAGCAGATGTTTCGCTTAACTTGCATATCATGTTACTTGCAGCTTTTATTATGGGACTTGTGACAAGTTTTTTAACGGAATTTCTCACTAAAACGCTTAAGATGCAAGAGGATGCAAGTACGGGGATAATTTTTACCACTTTATTTGCCGCAGGTATTATTTTGGTTACGGTTTTAACACGCAATGCCCACATTGGCACTGAAATCGTGATGGGAAATGCAGATGCCTTATACCTGGAAGATGGCTATTTAGCGGGGTTCATTCTCTCCCTTGATTTGATTGTTTTAGGGTTTTTTTTTAAGGAATTTAAAATCACCACCTTTGATCCCAACCTTTCTCAAGCGCTGGGTATCTCACCTTCTTTCTTTAACTATTTGTTAATGACTTTAGTTTCCATCACTATTATTGGGGCATTTCGAGCTGTGGGTGTCTTGATGGTCCTTTCCTTCATTACGGGTCCTCCCTTGACAGCCAGGCTACTCACCGCGCGCCTAAAGGTCATGCTTGCCCTTGCAGCAAGCTTAGGAGTGCTTGCTTCGCTAGTCGGTGTGGCTTTATCGCGCCACATTTTGTCTGCCTATGGTATCGCCTTATCCACAGGGGGAATTGTTGTGTGCATCACGGCTCTCTTTTTCGTGCTAGCTTTACTCTATACGAAACTTCGATTGCGCAAAACTCTAAACCATCAGGCGCCCTAA
- a CDS encoding iron chelate uptake ABC transporter family permease subunit yields the protein MHTFISFFTDPVLRAPTMGCMLMSFSAALVGVIVFLRKQSLIGETLSHAAYPGVILGVIFASLISLEQELPIATLIILGAFMTALISLWCLHLLEHKCNIRADSALCFILATFFGVGVTLASYLQFVSPTFYKQSQSYLYGQAATMNDYHVLLYALLSLMIVLMLIFFYKELQVITFDREYAKSLGIPLKKIDTYLFILIALALVAGIRSGGVVLMSAMLVIPAATARQYTNKLSHMFIWAGCFALISGFFGNYFSVEGSAYFAKKYAIGRISLPTGPMIVLVGAVICLFSLLFAPERGYLLRLIRIFRFQDRCISENLLKAMWYQKNRQTFSLDAIFEFQSASRLYLWFCLMRLVHHGWVAQQHCNAYALTSAGEARAAHIVRLHRLWEVYLADYLGIGAERVHRSAEEMEHILTPELEKELILLLKDPKEDPHHQPIPPSPSL from the coding sequence GTGCACACATTCATTTCATTTTTTACAGACCCTGTTTTGCGAGCTCCTACAATGGGATGCATGCTAATGAGCTTTTCGGCAGCCCTGGTAGGGGTCATCGTCTTCCTACGCAAGCAATCTTTAATTGGCGAAACTCTTTCGCACGCCGCCTACCCGGGAGTCATTTTAGGGGTTATTTTTGCTTCTTTGATATCTTTAGAGCAAGAGTTACCTATTGCGACCTTAATTATTTTAGGGGCTTTCATGACGGCGTTAATCAGTTTATGGTGCCTCCACTTGCTAGAGCATAAATGCAATATACGCGCTGATTCAGCACTGTGCTTCATTCTGGCAACTTTTTTTGGAGTTGGCGTCACTTTGGCTAGCTATTTACAGTTTGTCTCTCCTACTTTTTATAAACAGAGCCAAAGTTATTTATATGGCCAAGCCGCCACTATGAACGACTACCATGTCCTCTTATATGCGCTGCTTTCTTTAATGATCGTTTTAATGCTTATTTTTTTTTATAAAGAGCTGCAAGTGATCACTTTTGATCGAGAATATGCAAAAAGCCTGGGAATTCCCCTTAAGAAAATCGATACCTACTTATTTATTCTCATCGCCTTAGCCCTCGTAGCAGGCATCCGTTCTGGGGGAGTAGTCTTAATGTCCGCCATGCTCGTCATTCCCGCAGCAACTGCTCGCCAATATACCAATAAATTAAGTCATATGTTTATATGGGCAGGCTGTTTTGCTTTAATCAGTGGATTCTTTGGAAATTACTTTTCTGTGGAAGGAAGCGCCTATTTTGCTAAGAAATATGCCATAGGTAGGATTTCCCTCCCGACCGGACCCATGATCGTCTTGGTGGGAGCTGTGATTTGCTTATTTTCTCTCTTATTTGCCCCTGAAAGAGGTTATTTATTGCGCCTGATTCGTATTTTTCGCTTTCAAGATCGGTGTATTTCCGAAAATTTGCTAAAAGCCATGTGGTATCAAAAAAATCGACAAACGTTTTCTCTAGATGCCATTTTTGAGTTTCAAAGTGCCTCACGTCTCTATCTATGGTTTTGTCTGATGCGGCTCGTACACCATGGATGGGTCGCGCAACAGCATTGCAATGCCTATGCCTTGACTTCTGCTGGAGAGGCTAGAGCCGCTCATATCGTGCGCCTCCATCGTTTATGGGAGGTCTACCTGGCCGATTATTTAGGAATAGGCGCCGAAAGGGTGCACCGAAGCGCGGAAGAAATGGAGCATATTCTCACTCCAGAATTAGAAAAAGAACTCATTTTGCTTTTGAAAGATCCTAAAGAAGATCCCCATCATCAGCCTATTCCCCCAAGCCCATCTTTGTAG
- a CDS encoding metal ABC transporter ATP-binding protein, producing MPKSRDINLPNALEASQLTVNYDKTPVLWDISLKVPKGQLVGIIGPNGAGKTTFLKACLGLLKPLSGKISFLGEPLGKVRLKVAYVPQKETVDWDFPITVKELVLMGRYGALGLCHKPTEADKASADRHLGTLGMSIFADRQINQLSGGQKQRVFLARALIQDADVYLMDEPFTGIDIATEKVIIDLLQQLKKQGKTVFVVHHDLNTVRNYFDWVILLNMRLVAAGPTEEVFTPENLHAAYGKSYALFDEALKISQQKTSGMS from the coding sequence ATGCCAAAATCCCGTGATATTAACCTTCCCAATGCCTTAGAAGCTTCCCAACTAACCGTCAATTATGATAAGACGCCGGTTCTTTGGGATATTTCTTTAAAGGTGCCGAAAGGCCAATTAGTGGGCATCATCGGACCAAATGGGGCAGGCAAAACAACATTCCTTAAGGCTTGTTTAGGCCTTTTAAAACCCTTATCTGGGAAGATTTCTTTTTTAGGAGAGCCTTTAGGCAAAGTTCGCTTAAAAGTCGCCTATGTGCCTCAAAAAGAAACGGTAGATTGGGATTTTCCTATTACTGTCAAAGAATTAGTCCTCATGGGACGCTACGGAGCCCTAGGTTTGTGCCATAAACCCACCGAAGCTGATAAAGCATCCGCTGATCGCCATCTTGGCACTTTAGGGATGTCTATTTTTGCTGATCGTCAAATCAACCAGCTTTCAGGTGGGCAAAAGCAAAGAGTCTTTCTTGCAAGAGCCCTTATACAAGATGCCGATGTGTATCTCATGGATGAACCTTTCACCGGTATTGACATTGCAACTGAAAAAGTCATTATAGATCTTTTACAGCAGCTAAAAAAACAGGGAAAAACTGTTTTTGTTGTCCATCACGACTTAAACACAGTCCGCAATTACTTTGACTGGGTAATCTTGTTAAATATGCGGCTCGTTGCAGCCGGACCTACTGAAGAAGTCTTCACGCCTGAAAACCTTCACGCCGCTTACGGTAAAAGCTACGCGTTATTTGATGAAGCCTTGAAAATCTCTCAACAAAAAACCTCTGGGATGTCTTAA
- a CDS encoding zinc ABC transporter substrate-binding protein encodes MKRFSLWAFFLSLILWGCASEKNSKHLSTSQERKIPVLSTTAMINDLVKKIGESYIEDRILIPGELDPHSYQLVKGDDEKLTSAKIIFYNGLELEHGPSLKQYLQKSPKAISLGNKILSQNPHTILQENGQFDPHIWMDMSLWAQTVPFIAEKLSEIDPEHAKIYQERAETLYKTLLEIHQEIRDEMQQIPGPKRFLVTSHDAFNYFARAYLAEEEELSSQKWKSRFAAPEGLAPDSQLSAFDIQNVIDHLKNYHIHVLFPESNVSKDSIRKIIYAGKEHGLNLIMAQVPLYGDAMGPPGSSGDTYVKMIQHNARTIKHYLLTYPDTPKYSVHIQESCHAKIP; translated from the coding sequence ATGAAACGATTTAGCCTTTGGGCATTTTTTCTCAGTTTAATCTTGTGGGGATGTGCTTCAGAAAAAAATTCAAAACATCTTTCCACTTCGCAAGAAAGGAAAATTCCTGTCTTATCCACTACAGCCATGATTAACGATTTAGTCAAAAAAATCGGTGAAAGCTATATTGAAGATCGTATTTTGATTCCTGGAGAACTTGATCCCCATTCTTATCAGCTTGTTAAAGGGGATGACGAAAAACTCACTTCCGCGAAAATTATTTTTTATAATGGCTTAGAACTTGAGCATGGCCCTAGCCTAAAACAATACCTACAAAAAAGCCCGAAGGCGATCTCATTAGGCAATAAAATCTTAAGCCAAAACCCGCATACCATTTTACAAGAAAACGGCCAATTTGATCCGCATATCTGGATGGACATGTCCCTTTGGGCCCAAACAGTTCCGTTTATTGCTGAAAAGCTTTCAGAGATTGACCCTGAACATGCTAAAATTTACCAGGAACGCGCAGAAACGCTTTACAAAACTCTATTGGAAATCCACCAAGAAATCCGTGATGAAATGCAGCAAATCCCTGGCCCCAAACGTTTTTTGGTGACAAGCCATGATGCCTTTAATTACTTTGCAAGGGCCTACCTAGCCGAGGAAGAGGAACTCTCTTCGCAAAAATGGAAAAGCCGCTTTGCAGCTCCCGAAGGGCTGGCCCCTGATAGCCAACTTAGTGCGTTCGATATCCAAAATGTGATTGATCACTTAAAAAACTATCACATCCATGTTCTTTTTCCAGAATCAAACGTCAGCAAAGATTCGATTCGCAAAATTATCTATGCAGGTAAAGAGCATGGCCTGAATCTGATTATGGCCCAAGTGCCCTTGTATGGAGATGCCATGGGCCCTCCAGGGTCTTCCGGAGATACATACGTGAAAATGATTCAGCATAATGCGCGGACGATTAAGCATTATCTGCTTACCTATCCAGATACACCCAAATATTCTGTTCATATACAAGAGTCTTGCCATGCCAAAATCCCGTGA
- a CDS encoding DUF971 domain-containing protein — translation MTKAPALYICSIQQKDNYTFTIEWNDGRLMDYRLADLQRLCPCAGCWDEGNQKRINHAQTTPDHLSAIKITSVGRYALHIHFSSGCSNGIYSYDFLHALPLRTHP, via the coding sequence ATGACAAAGGCACCGGCTTTGTATATTTGTTCGATTCAACAAAAAGATAATTATACCTTTACAATCGAATGGAATGATGGACGCTTAATGGATTATCGTTTAGCGGATCTTCAACGCCTGTGTCCGTGCGCAGGGTGTTGGGATGAAGGCAATCAAAAGCGGATTAATCACGCGCAGACTACTCCCGATCATTTGAGTGCAATTAAAATCACAAGCGTAGGAAGGTATGCGCTTCACATTCACTTTTCCTCGGGTTGCTCAAATGGCATTTATTCCTATGATTTTCTCCACGCACTTCCACTAAGGACCCATCCATGA
- a CDS encoding Mrp/NBP35 family ATP-binding protein: MPIPMFDNVPMPSSPSIQHVIAIAAGKGGVGKSTLAVNLALALKKLGYKAGILDADIYGPSIRKMLPEDRLPTQQEREITPALCQGIQMISMAYFRPENEAAVVRAPIANQVISQFLQSVSWGQLDYLLIDFPPGTGDIQLTLSQQANLTGAVVITTPQEISLLDVRKAVHMFNQVKIPLIGIIENMSYYEDPYSQEKRFIFGEGGGKKLALEIGAPLLGSIPLHPEICRSGDEGSSLFSKTPLSSSAQAFQHAASQLVDHVEALKENTKKGLSHFELNWKEMAT, encoded by the coding sequence ATGCCTATCCCCATGTTTGATAATGTTCCAATGCCTTCAAGTCCTTCTATCCAGCATGTGATTGCCATTGCTGCAGGGAAAGGGGGCGTTGGTAAATCTACCTTGGCAGTTAATCTCGCCCTAGCTTTGAAAAAGCTTGGATATAAAGCCGGAATTTTAGATGCAGATATTTACGGTCCTTCTATCCGCAAAATGCTTCCTGAAGATCGCCTGCCAACCCAACAAGAAAGAGAGATCACCCCGGCCCTTTGTCAAGGAATTCAGATGATTTCGATGGCATATTTTAGGCCTGAAAATGAAGCAGCTGTCGTCAGAGCGCCCATCGCCAATCAGGTGATTTCGCAATTCCTCCAAAGCGTGAGCTGGGGACAGCTTGATTATCTTCTGATTGATTTTCCTCCCGGAACAGGGGATATTCAATTAACCCTGAGCCAGCAGGCAAATTTAACAGGAGCGGTAGTGATTACGACTCCTCAAGAAATCTCATTACTAGATGTTCGAAAAGCCGTGCATATGTTTAATCAAGTTAAAATCCCCTTGATTGGAATTATCGAAAACATGAGTTATTATGAAGACCCCTACTCCCAAGAAAAGCGGTTTATTTTTGGGGAGGGTGGAGGCAAGAAGTTAGCGCTGGAAATTGGAGCACCTCTTTTAGGGTCCATTCCTCTTCACCCCGAAATTTGTCGAAGTGGCGATGAGGGCTCTTCCCTTTTTTCCAAAACTCCTCTTTCCTCTAGCGCCCAAGCTTTTCAACATGCAGCTAGCCAGCTTGTCGATCACGTGGAGGCCCTAAAAGAGAACACAAAAAAAGGGCTTTCTCATTTTGAACTAAACTGGAAGGAGATGGCTACATGA